The following proteins are encoded in a genomic region of Rhodoferax aquaticus:
- the ppc gene encoding phosphoenolpyruvate carboxylase, with translation MKPAPTNESAKRAKDNERPLVEDIRLLGRILGDVIREQEGVQAYELIEQIRTLSVAFRRDADQEADRALKKLLKSLSGDQTVSVIRAFTYFSHLANLAEDRHHIRRRAIHERAGDTQEGSIEVAMSRLRWAGIAPKTIAATLAESYVAPVLTAHPTEVQRKSILDAERGIAKLLTARDEIKAHAASFESKKDALTPKELAANEAHMRALVMQLWQTRLLRYSKLTVADEVENALSYYESTFLREIPKLYADLEDRLGEHAVHSFFRMGQWIGGDRDGNPNVSAQTLEYALRRQSEVALRHYLTEVHFLGGELSISAMLAQCTPEMTALAESSPDQNEHRKDEPYRRALTGVYARLAATLKDLTGTEAARHAVAPQNAYTSAEAFVADLRTIETSLKSNHASALVSQRLRPLIRAAEVFGFHLATVDLRQSSDKHEEVVAELLATARIESNYSNLDEMAKRRVLLGLLNDARALRVHGATYSAHALGELAIFAMAKVMRERFGNHAIRHYIISHTETVSDLLEVLVLQKEVGLMRGTLDTQALCDLIVVPLFETIEDLRNAAPIMGDFYALPGVTELITRSGAEQDIMLGYSDSNKDGGIFTSNWELYRAEIALVELFDELNAKVKGDKKVQLRMFHGRGGTVGRGGGPSYQAILAQPPGTVRGQIRLTEQGEVIGSKYANPEIGRRNLETLVAATLEATLLQPTKSATKAYLDAAAELSINSMAAYRALVYETPGFTEYFFSSTPIREIAELNIGSRPASRKASQRIEDLRAIPWGFSWGQCRLTLPGWFGFGSAVQTFIDAAGATHAKDRTALLQKMYRQWPFFRTLLSNMDMVMAKSDLALASRYAELVSNARLRKKIFTAIEAEWHSTAQALALITGEKHRLSNNAALQRSIRHRFPYIDPLHHLQVELVRRYREGKADERVQRGIHISINGIAAGLRNTG, from the coding sequence ATGAAACCAGCACCTACCAACGAGTCGGCCAAGCGCGCCAAAGACAATGAACGCCCATTGGTGGAAGACATTCGCCTCTTGGGGCGCATTCTGGGAGACGTGATTCGTGAGCAAGAAGGCGTGCAAGCGTATGAGTTGATCGAGCAGATCCGCACCTTGTCGGTGGCCTTTCGCAGAGATGCTGACCAAGAAGCCGACCGCGCATTGAAGAAATTGCTCAAAAGCCTCAGCGGTGATCAAACCGTCAGCGTGATCCGCGCGTTCACCTATTTCAGCCATTTGGCCAACTTGGCTGAAGACCGTCACCACATCCGACGCCGCGCCATCCATGAGCGCGCCGGCGACACCCAAGAAGGCAGTATTGAGGTCGCCATGTCCCGCTTGCGTTGGGCAGGCATTGCACCCAAAACCATTGCCGCAACTTTGGCTGAAAGCTATGTTGCGCCCGTGCTTACCGCCCACCCGACCGAAGTGCAGCGCAAGAGCATCTTGGATGCCGAACGCGGCATAGCCAAGTTGCTGACCGCACGCGACGAAATCAAAGCCCACGCGGCCTCTTTTGAAAGCAAAAAAGATGCACTAACGCCCAAAGAACTGGCCGCCAATGAGGCACATATGCGGGCCTTGGTCATGCAGCTATGGCAAACACGCCTGCTGCGCTACAGCAAGCTCACCGTTGCAGACGAGGTAGAAAACGCCTTGAGCTATTACGAGTCGACTTTCTTGCGTGAGATTCCTAAGCTGTACGCCGACTTGGAAGACAGGTTGGGCGAGCATGCTGTGCACAGCTTCTTTCGCATGGGTCAATGGATTGGGGGTGACCGAGATGGCAACCCCAACGTGAGTGCGCAAACCCTAGAGTACGCCTTGCGCCGCCAATCCGAAGTTGCGTTGCGCCATTACCTGACCGAGGTGCATTTTTTAGGCGGTGAGCTCTCCATTTCTGCGATGTTGGCCCAATGCACGCCTGAAATGACCGCTTTGGCAGAGAGCTCGCCCGACCAAAACGAGCATCGCAAGGACGAACCCTATCGACGGGCGCTTACTGGCGTTTATGCACGCTTGGCGGCAACTTTGAAAGACCTCACCGGAACCGAGGCGGCTCGCCACGCAGTGGCACCACAGAATGCATACACCAGCGCCGAGGCGTTTGTGGCTGACCTGCGCACCATTGAGACCTCACTCAAGAGCAACCACGCATCCGCCTTGGTCTCGCAACGCTTGCGTCCGCTGATTCGCGCCGCTGAAGTGTTCGGATTCCATTTGGCTACGGTTGACTTACGGCAAAGCTCCGACAAGCACGAGGAGGTGGTTGCAGAGTTGCTGGCGACAGCCCGCATAGAAAGCAACTACAGCAATTTGGACGAAATGGCAAAACGCCGTGTGTTGCTGGGCTTGCTCAACGACGCGCGTGCGTTGCGCGTTCACGGCGCGACTTACAGTGCCCATGCCCTAGGCGAATTGGCCATTTTTGCCATGGCCAAGGTCATGCGCGAACGCTTTGGCAACCATGCTATTCGCCACTACATCATCAGCCATACAGAAACCGTCAGCGACTTGCTAGAAGTGTTGGTGCTGCAAAAAGAAGTGGGGCTGATGCGCGGCACGTTAGACACGCAGGCGCTGTGCGACCTCATTGTGGTGCCACTGTTTGAGACCATTGAAGACTTGCGCAACGCTGCGCCCATCATGGGCGACTTTTACGCCTTGCCCGGCGTCACCGAATTGATTACCCGCAGTGGCGCTGAGCAAGACATCATGCTGGGTTACTCCGACAGCAACAAAGATGGAGGAATTTTTACCAGCAATTGGGAGTTGTACCGCGCAGAGATTGCCTTGGTCGAGTTATTTGACGAACTCAACGCCAAGGTGAAGGGTGACAAGAAAGTGCAGTTGCGCATGTTCCACGGCCGTGGCGGCACGGTTGGTCGCGGCGGTGGCCCAAGCTACCAAGCGATTTTGGCCCAACCCCCTGGTACTGTACGCGGCCAGATTCGTCTGACCGAGCAGGGCGAAGTGATTGGTTCTAAATACGCCAACCCGGAAATCGGACGACGCAACTTAGAAACCTTGGTCGCCGCTACGCTAGAAGCTACCCTGCTGCAACCTACCAAGTCCGCTACCAAGGCGTATTTGGATGCTGCTGCTGAGCTGTCCATCAACAGCATGGCGGCATACCGCGCACTGGTGTATGAAACCCCGGGTTTCACTGAGTACTTTTTCAGCTCCACGCCTATTCGGGAAATTGCGGAGCTCAATATTGGCTCTCGCCCTGCTTCGCGCAAAGCGTCTCAGCGCATCGAAGACCTGCGCGCTATTCCGTGGGGCTTTAGCTGGGGCCAATGCCGCTTGACCTTACCTGGTTGGTTCGGCTTTGGCTCTGCCGTGCAAACCTTCATTGATGCTGCAGGTGCTACCCACGCAAAAGACCGCACCGCACTGCTGCAAAAGATGTACCGCCAGTGGCCCTTCTTTCGCACCTTACTGTCCAATATGGACATGGTGATGGCTAAAAGCGATTTGGCGCTGGCTTCACGCTATGCCGAGTTGGTGAGTAACGCACGCCTGCGCAAGAAGATCTTTACAGCCATTGAAGCCGAATGGCACAGCACGGCGCAGGCGTTGGCACTCATCACGGGAGAGAAACACCGCCTAAGCAACAATGCTGCCCTGCAGCGCTCGATACGCCACCGCTTCCCGTACATCGACCCTTTGCACCATCTGCAAGTGGAACTGGTGCGCCGGTACCGAGAAGGTAAGGCCGACGAGCGGGTACAACGCGGCATTCATATCTCCATCAATGGAATAGCGGCGGGTCTGCGCAATACGGGCTAA
- a CDS encoding LytR/AlgR family response regulator transcription factor: MIRVLLVDDENLARARLRTLLGDCPSPKAVVQAEAANAVQAMELLQRQVFDVALVDVHMPGADGLAFGKVLRSLPNPPALVFVTAYLEHAVQAFELEAVDYLTKPVRLERLQAALLKVERHVSQKATQPQWIEPEECVVIHERGRTERVSLQQVIYFKAEQKYITVRTAERSYILEGSLNELEEKYADRYLRVHRNALVARGAMRSLEKHFDPEDGEGWAVHMHGTSDVVNVSRRQLAAVRELVRR; encoded by the coding sequence ATGATTCGTGTGCTGCTTGTGGATGACGAAAATTTGGCGCGCGCGCGTCTGCGCACTTTGTTGGGGGATTGCCCTTCACCCAAGGCGGTTGTGCAAGCCGAGGCGGCCAATGCAGTGCAAGCCATGGAACTTTTGCAGCGCCAAGTGTTTGACGTGGCTTTGGTGGATGTGCACATGCCTGGCGCGGACGGATTGGCCTTTGGAAAGGTCTTGCGCTCGCTACCCAATCCGCCGGCTTTGGTGTTTGTGACCGCGTACTTGGAGCATGCGGTACAAGCGTTTGAGCTAGAGGCGGTGGACTACCTGACCAAGCCTGTGCGCTTGGAGCGTTTGCAAGCCGCCTTACTCAAAGTAGAGCGGCATGTGTCTCAAAAAGCGACCCAACCCCAGTGGATAGAGCCAGAAGAGTGCGTGGTGATCCATGAGCGCGGACGCACCGAGCGTGTATCTTTGCAGCAGGTCATTTACTTTAAGGCCGAGCAGAAGTACATCACTGTGCGCACTGCTGAGCGCAGCTACATCCTCGAGGGCTCGCTTAACGAGCTTGAGGAGAAGTATGCAGACCGATACTTGCGGGTGCACCGCAACGCTTTGGTGGCACGTGGTGCCATGCGTTCATTGGAAAAGCACTTTGACCCTGAGGACGGGGAAGGCTGGGCGGTACATATGCACGGGACTAGCGATGTAGTGAACGTGTCACGCAGGCAGTTGGCTGCGGTCCGTGAATTGGTGAGGCGTTAG
- a CDS encoding sensor histidine kinase — translation MKDTQILSTFQNTAPDASSRLAVLPFVFDACQLGVVLRAVLLVELAVGTGVMFVAQSTWDGMARFALVTGGALPATVVWLLVTCSLKNLLRRLQSSTQYAIAISMGSAAGVYGCAMLWWSGLLERPPWGAAAASGAFLSAILVAALVMRAKGRLPADTTARLTELQSRIRPHFLFNTLNSAISLVRAEPAKAETLLEDLSDLFRHALLDRGDSVTLADEILLAKRYLAIEQVRFGGRLRVQWLLDDAANTAKLPPLLLQPLVENAVHHGVEPSESGADLQISTELRGPMVVIKVTNTVPAGPGETGQGLALRNVRDRLGLLHDVEGHFKSGYKKGMFQVRIEVPA, via the coding sequence ATGAAAGATACCCAAATATTATCGACGTTCCAGAACACCGCGCCGGACGCGAGTAGTCGCTTGGCGGTGTTGCCATTTGTTTTCGATGCTTGCCAGTTGGGCGTGGTCTTGCGCGCGGTGTTATTGGTCGAGCTTGCGGTGGGTACCGGGGTCATGTTTGTCGCTCAAAGCACCTGGGATGGGATGGCGCGCTTTGCACTCGTTACGGGTGGAGCGCTGCCGGCTACTGTAGTGTGGCTCTTGGTGACGTGCTCCTTGAAGAACCTATTGCGAAGGCTGCAATCATCGACGCAGTATGCGATTGCGATCTCAATGGGCAGTGCGGCAGGAGTCTACGGTTGCGCCATGCTGTGGTGGTCGGGTTTGTTGGAGCGCCCACCGTGGGGGGCTGCAGCGGCCAGCGGGGCTTTTTTGAGCGCCATTTTGGTGGCAGCGCTGGTTATGCGTGCCAAGGGGCGTTTGCCTGCAGACACGACGGCACGTTTGACTGAGCTGCAATCGCGCATACGGCCCCATTTCCTTTTCAATACGCTGAATAGTGCGATTTCTTTGGTGCGCGCCGAACCCGCCAAGGCAGAGACTTTGCTGGAAGATCTGAGCGATCTCTTTCGACATGCTTTGCTGGACCGCGGAGACTCTGTAACACTCGCGGATGAAATTTTGCTGGCTAAGCGTTACTTGGCCATAGAGCAGGTGCGCTTTGGCGGCCGACTGCGGGTTCAGTGGCTGCTTGATGATGCCGCCAACACAGCCAAACTACCGCCGCTACTTTTGCAACCCTTGGTGGAGAATGCGGTGCACCACGGCGTTGAACCGAGTGAGTCTGGCGCTGATCTGCAGATATCCACCGAACTGCGTGGGCCCATGGTGGTCATTAAAGTTACCAACACCGTGCCAGCAGGGCCAGGGGAGACTGGCCAAGGCCTTGCACTTCGCAATGTGCGAGATCGCTTGGGCTTGCTGCATGATGTGGAGGGACACTTCAAAAGTGGGTATAAAAAAGGCATGTTCCAAGTGCGTATAGAGGTGCCTGCATGA
- the argH gene encoding argininosuccinate lyase: MSQNQFDKKSEAWSALFSEPMSDLVKRYTSSVFFDKRLWQADITGSLAHAEMLAAQGIITTQDHASIQKGMAQIWTEIESGQFEWQLDLEDVHLNIEARLTQLVGDAGKRLHTGRSRNDQVATDVRLWLRGEIDLIGELLVDLQKSLVEVAQKHVDVILPGFTHLQVAQPISFGHHMLAYVEMFSRDAERFNEVRRRTNRLPLGAAALAGTSYPLDRERVASTLGMVDEQGHPSVCQNSLDAVSDRDFAIEFTAAATLCMVHISRMSEELILWMSQNFAFVQIADRFTTGSSIMPQKKNPDVPELARGKTGRVVGHLMGLITLMKGQPLAYNKDNQEDKEPLFDTVDTLKDTLRIFSEMVGGQVNPATGAKEGGITVRPEAMERATLKGYATATDLADYLVKKGLPFRDAHETVAHAVKAAIAHQVDLSELPLAVLQGFNTSIEKDVYDVLSLRGSLNARNILGGTAPAQVLRQIARHQARLAN, from the coding sequence ATGTCACAAAACCAGTTCGACAAAAAATCCGAGGCGTGGTCCGCGCTGTTCTCTGAGCCCATGAGCGATTTGGTTAAGCGCTACACCTCCAGCGTCTTTTTTGACAAGCGCCTGTGGCAGGCGGACATCACGGGCTCCTTGGCACATGCGGAAATGCTAGCGGCCCAGGGCATCATCACAACGCAAGACCATGCTTCCATACAAAAAGGCATGGCCCAAATTTGGACAGAAATCGAATCCGGCCAGTTCGAATGGCAACTCGACCTTGAAGATGTACACCTCAACATTGAAGCTCGTCTGACCCAACTGGTGGGTGACGCTGGCAAGCGCTTGCACACCGGTCGCAGCCGCAATGACCAAGTGGCCACCGATGTGCGCCTGTGGCTGCGGGGCGAAATTGACCTGATCGGCGAGCTGCTCGTTGATCTGCAAAAGTCACTGGTCGAAGTCGCGCAAAAGCATGTCGACGTGATCTTGCCGGGCTTTACCCACTTGCAAGTGGCCCAGCCGATTAGCTTTGGCCACCACATGTTGGCCTACGTAGAAATGTTCAGCCGTGACGCAGAACGATTCAATGAAGTGCGTCGGAGAACCAACCGCTTGCCCCTGGGTGCGGCCGCGTTGGCAGGCACTAGCTACCCGCTTGACCGTGAGCGCGTAGCTAGCACGCTTGGCATGGTGGACGAACAGGGCCACCCATCTGTGTGCCAAAACAGCTTGGACGCTGTGAGCGACCGTGACTTTGCGATCGAATTCACTGCCGCTGCTACTCTGTGCATGGTGCACATCAGCCGCATGAGCGAGGAACTCATTTTGTGGATGAGTCAAAACTTTGCCTTTGTGCAAATTGCGGACCGCTTCACCACTGGCAGCTCCATCATGCCGCAGAAAAAGAACCCTGATGTACCAGAGCTGGCACGCGGCAAAACTGGCCGCGTGGTTGGCCACCTGATGGGGCTCATCACGCTGATGAAAGGCCAACCCTTGGCCTACAACAAAGACAACCAGGAAGACAAAGAGCCCTTGTTTGACACGGTAGACACCCTCAAAGACACGCTGCGCATCTTCTCTGAGATGGTGGGCGGCCAAGTGAACCCGGCCACTGGCGCCAAAGAAGGCGGTATCACGGTCAGGCCCGAAGCCATGGAGCGGGCTACCCTCAAGGGGTATGCCACGGCAACCGATTTGGCCGACTACTTGGTCAAAAAGGGGCTGCCATTTCGCGATGCCCACGAAACGGTGGCCCACGCCGTGAAGGCAGCCATTGCGCATCAAGTGGACTTGTCAGAACTGCCCCTGGCCGTGCTCCAAGGCTTTAATACCAGCATTGAAAAAGACGTCTACGACGTTTTGTCACTGCGGGGCTCCTTGAATGCTCGCAATATTTTGGGCGGCACAGCACCTGCCCAAGTGCTACGCCAAATCGCCCGTCACCAAGCCCGGCTGGCGAACTAG
- a CDS encoding sensor histidine kinase — MDKLTLRQIMMLVVVLGIVGPALILGYVLLHDRYSQEVDLRVRRPMTNYAEMLAQSSSGPLWSFDHAIGSQIVDSVMKNTEVVSIVIEADNHEKFVSHEIPSRRVGDLLREQRPIFYANSQIGTVKIEVSAGLIKQGILLDFFKLVAALVLQVALSVGLILMLLERRMVRPIMHLRLSAAKLASGRLDEAVTVRRQDELGKLAQDLDSMRISLGTTLTERDQLNASLEQRVQERTQALQASNEELSSTLDQLQASQRALVQKEKLASLGALVSGVAHELNTPLGVSVTIASSFQDQNKALEEAIAHGLTRSALNSFHERYVNGTALLVQNLQRAATLVTRFKQVSTDRASEQRRKFQLKDVVEEVIFINAPSFDKTPHKITLDIGEGLAFDSYPGPLGQVITNLIQNAFVHAFDPHTSGTLHISARSPVMGAIQIKVHDNGKGIPGSDIQHIFDPFFTTKLGQGGSGLGLNIVYNIVTATLGGDIVVDSQVGSGTTFTMVLPNTAPERRRKGSPARA, encoded by the coding sequence TTGGACAAGTTAACGCTTCGGCAAATCATGATGTTGGTCGTGGTGCTAGGCATCGTGGGGCCTGCTTTGATACTGGGCTATGTCTTGTTGCACGACCGGTACAGCCAAGAAGTGGACCTGCGGGTGCGCCGCCCCATGACCAACTATGCCGAGATGTTGGCCCAATCCTCTTCTGGCCCGCTATGGTCTTTTGACCATGCCATCGGCTCTCAAATTGTGGATTCGGTGATGAAGAACACCGAAGTTGTGAGCATCGTCATAGAGGCCGACAACCACGAAAAATTTGTGTCCCACGAAATTCCAAGCCGCCGTGTGGGCGACTTGCTGCGTGAGCAGCGCCCCATCTTTTATGCCAACTCACAAATTGGCACAGTGAAAATCGAAGTCAGTGCGGGCTTGATCAAACAAGGTATCTTGTTGGACTTTTTCAAGCTGGTGGCAGCCTTGGTGCTGCAAGTCGCGCTGTCGGTCGGCTTGATTCTGATGCTGCTTGAGCGACGCATGGTGCGTCCCATCATGCATTTGCGCCTAAGTGCCGCCAAGCTTGCCAGTGGCCGCCTCGACGAGGCCGTTACCGTGCGCCGCCAAGACGAGCTGGGCAAGCTCGCACAAGACTTGGACAGCATGCGTATTTCCTTGGGCACCACGTTGACCGAGCGTGACCAACTCAACGCCAGCCTTGAGCAGAGGGTGCAAGAACGCACGCAAGCCCTGCAAGCGTCCAACGAAGAACTGTCCAGCACATTGGATCAACTACAAGCCAGCCAACGCGCACTGGTGCAAAAAGAAAAGTTGGCTTCCTTAGGGGCTTTGGTCTCAGGGGTTGCCCATGAGCTCAACACCCCCTTGGGGGTATCGGTCACCATCGCAAGCTCCTTCCAGGACCAAAACAAGGCCTTGGAAGAAGCCATAGCCCATGGACTCACCCGATCAGCACTCAACAGTTTTCATGAACGCTACGTGAATGGCACCGCGCTTCTGGTCCAAAACCTTCAGCGGGCGGCTACTTTGGTTACCCGATTCAAGCAGGTGTCCACCGACCGGGCCAGCGAACAACGCCGCAAGTTCCAACTCAAAGACGTCGTAGAAGAAGTCATCTTCATCAATGCACCTAGTTTTGACAAAACGCCCCACAAAATCACCTTAGACATTGGCGAAGGTCTAGCGTTCGACAGCTACCCGGGCCCATTGGGGCAGGTCATTACCAACCTGATCCAAAACGCATTTGTCCATGCCTTTGACCCGCACACGTCAGGAACATTGCATATCTCGGCCCGCAGCCCAGTTATGGGTGCGATTCAAATCAAAGTACACGACAACGGAAAAGGCATACCCGGGTCGGACATTCAGCACATCTTCGATCCCTTCTTTACGACCAAGCTTGGCCAAGGAGGCAGTGGATTGGGGTTGAACATCGTTTACAACATTGTCACGGCCACCTTAGGCGGCGATATCGTGGTCGACAGCCAGGTGGGTTCGGGCACCACGTTCACAATGGTGCTCCCCAACACGGCCCCAGAGCGCAGACGCAAAGGCTCCCCCGCGCGCGCCTAA
- a CDS encoding sensor histidine kinase, protein MHTIRLRFVALFMVATTLTLALFGIYAQQLLSSELEQRFESVQTETLQRLRLSTVQPVWDFNALEIQNVLLAEIQPLEVAAIQVLDAKGKVFAAIARDASGQAVAGLVPSSTSSIRRTTDLFRENTLTGNVKDSVVNIRIGQVVVDFSRARIDQALASDTLRRIVEIIVIDAVLLLALAFSLRTVFTPLAALRDALFSLAQQDDEEVRELPEDKRNEFGEVIKGFNLTQRKLKGVMQRRRVSEEALRHAVEKTEAAYAELQSTQAALIQSERLASLGGLVAGVAHEINTPIGVALTSASVLNEGTTQLRDSIEGGSIRKSEVMAYLNMAEEASRLILTNAQRAAQLIHSFKQVAVDQTSEMRREYELGGYLQEVVSSLRPTIKQGHGQVSIHCPSPVLVEGLPGAMAQVLTNLIMNALTHAFEPGVGGQIDIHVSSAGDTVTLSLSDNGRGIPSEDISKVFDPFFTTRRGRGGTGLGLNIVYNIVTSRFAGSIEVSSTVGTGTTFTMRFPRVLPPSTNKPA, encoded by the coding sequence ATGCATACCATTCGACTGCGGTTTGTTGCACTGTTCATGGTCGCCACGACCCTTACCTTGGCATTGTTCGGTATTTATGCCCAACAACTGCTCTCTAGCGAACTAGAGCAACGCTTTGAGTCCGTACAAACGGAAACCCTGCAACGTCTAAGACTCAGCACCGTCCAGCCCGTATGGGACTTCAATGCCTTGGAGATTCAAAACGTGCTGTTGGCTGAGATACAACCCCTAGAGGTCGCTGCCATTCAGGTTTTGGACGCAAAAGGCAAAGTGTTTGCCGCCATTGCCCGAGATGCTTCCGGCCAAGCGGTAGCGGGCTTGGTGCCAAGCAGCACGAGTTCCATACGCCGTACCACCGACCTGTTTCGTGAGAACACACTGACGGGCAATGTCAAAGACAGCGTTGTAAACATCCGCATTGGCCAAGTGGTTGTGGACTTTTCGCGTGCGCGCATAGACCAAGCTCTTGCATCTGACACCCTGCGCCGCATAGTGGAGATCATTGTGATTGATGCGGTGCTGCTGCTCGCATTGGCATTTAGCTTACGCACCGTATTTACACCCTTGGCCGCCCTGCGCGACGCACTGTTCAGCTTGGCCCAGCAAGACGATGAAGAAGTTCGCGAACTTCCAGAAGACAAGCGCAATGAATTTGGCGAAGTCATCAAAGGCTTTAACCTCACCCAACGCAAGCTCAAAGGCGTCATGCAACGCCGGCGTGTGTCTGAGGAAGCTCTGCGCCATGCAGTCGAAAAAACGGAGGCCGCCTACGCAGAACTCCAATCCACGCAGGCCGCCCTGATTCAATCGGAGCGTCTTGCCAGCTTAGGCGGATTGGTAGCGGGAGTCGCCCATGAAATCAACACCCCCATTGGTGTCGCACTGACCAGCGCCTCTGTGTTGAACGAAGGCACGACCCAGCTGCGCGACAGCATCGAAGGTGGCTCCATTCGCAAGTCGGAAGTCATGGCCTACTTGAACATGGCGGAAGAAGCCTCACGCCTCATACTGACCAATGCACAGCGTGCCGCACAGTTGATACACAGTTTCAAGCAAGTGGCCGTAGACCAAACCAGTGAAATGCGCCGCGAATACGAGCTAGGTGGCTACCTCCAAGAAGTCGTATCCAGCCTTAGGCCCACGATCAAACAAGGGCACGGGCAAGTCAGCATCCATTGCCCAAGCCCCGTGCTGGTTGAAGGCCTGCCAGGTGCTATGGCGCAGGTGCTCACCAACCTCATCATGAACGCACTCACCCACGCCTTTGAGCCGGGGGTAGGTGGTCAAATTGATATCCACGTCAGCAGCGCCGGTGACACCGTAACGTTGAGCTTGAGCGACAACGGGCGCGGAATCCCCTCTGAAGACATAAGCAAGGTGTTTGACCCTTTCTTCACCACGCGCCGCGGACGTGGCGGCACAGGTCTGGGCCTCAACATTGTGTACAACATCGTCACCAGCCGCTTTGCAGGCAGCATTGAAGTCAGCAGCACGGTGGGCACGGGCACCACGTTCACCATGCGCTTTCCCAGAGTGCTGCCCCCTAGCACCAACAAGCCAGCTTAG
- a CDS encoding LysR family transcriptional regulator, with product MAIALDDLQLLVDIVACGSFSQAAARRGWSQPQVSQRVSALEADIGAQLFQRHRRGAQPTAACDAFLPSAQAALAALEQGRQAIQSAPALPRVTLACLPSLSSVVFGPILLALAQAPIEIRCRTDHSPAIMEELLTGKSQLGFVIKCPPMAGIQMEKLWRSPIIAVVHKSHSLAKSKPRSLAEVANARLAPQSWGDGCYQLIDLLRTLRTVPGPIHTVQPASAAREMALEHGFLTFMPEVAAKRDLREGRLVKLDLQDLPLWEWEVMVAWRSGKRVDANKQMVLDTVRAMAPDWA from the coding sequence ATGGCTATTGCATTGGACGACTTGCAGCTCTTGGTGGACATCGTGGCGTGTGGCAGCTTCAGCCAAGCGGCGGCGCGCAGGGGCTGGTCGCAGCCGCAAGTGAGCCAGCGGGTGAGTGCTTTGGAAGCCGACATCGGTGCGCAACTGTTTCAGCGCCACCGCAGAGGCGCGCAACCCACGGCTGCGTGTGATGCTTTTTTGCCCAGCGCGCAGGCCGCATTGGCCGCGCTGGAGCAGGGGCGGCAAGCCATACAGAGTGCGCCGGCCTTGCCCCGGGTGACCTTGGCGTGTTTGCCTTCTCTGAGCTCGGTGGTGTTCGGCCCTATTTTGTTGGCCTTGGCGCAAGCGCCGATTGAGATTCGCTGCCGCACTGACCATTCACCGGCCATCATGGAAGAGCTGCTCACGGGCAAGTCGCAGCTGGGTTTTGTGATCAAGTGCCCACCCATGGCGGGCATTCAGATGGAAAAGCTATGGCGCTCACCCATTATTGCGGTGGTGCACAAAAGCCATTCCTTGGCCAAGTCCAAACCCCGCAGCTTGGCCGAGGTGGCCAACGCCCGCTTGGCCCCGCAGTCATGGGGCGATGGCTGCTACCAGTTGATTGACCTGCTGCGCACCTTGCGCACCGTGCCTGGGCCTATCCACACGGTGCAGCCTGCCAGTGCGGCGCGGGAGATGGCGTTAGAGCATGGATTTTTGACCTTCATGCCCGAGGTGGCCGCCAAACGCGACTTGCGCGAGGGGCGCCTGGTCAAGCTTGACCTACAAGATCTGCCTTTGTGGGAGTGGGAGGTGATGGTTGCGTGGCGCAGTGGCAAGCGGGTAGACGCCAACAAGCAAATGGTGCTGGACACCGTGCGCGCTATGGCGCCTGATTGGGCCTAA